A section of the Flavobacteriales bacterium genome encodes:
- a CDS encoding methyltransferase domain-containing protein translates to MSIITCPYCKSSLTNSGEKTYLCKNNHSFDIAKQGYLNLLPVNQKRSKDPGDNQMMIAARRNFLELGFYDPLIESIKNIITDKLSLKTKDIIAFDAGCGEGYYSEKVLNNLPGLETEILGTDISKYAVKNAANKYKNNSYFVSSIYNLPISDNSTDLILSIFSPIMAEEFKRILSNQGHVVIVSPAPDHLREMAELIYDTFRPHTSNIVEKMTPLLKHNFTQRTTFEIDIKSAEALLFLLKMTPYYWSTGIERLENIINKNELSVTCDFNIDIFSQ, encoded by the coding sequence ATGTCTATAATTACATGTCCATATTGCAAAAGTTCTTTAACCAATTCTGGAGAAAAAACATATCTGTGTAAAAACAACCACAGCTTTGATATCGCCAAACAGGGTTATTTAAACTTACTGCCGGTTAATCAAAAAAGATCTAAAGATCCAGGCGACAACCAAATGATGATTGCTGCCAGAAGAAATTTTTTGGAACTAGGATTCTACGATCCGTTAATAGAAAGCATTAAAAATATTATTACAGATAAACTCTCTCTTAAAACCAAAGATATTATTGCATTTGATGCAGGCTGTGGGGAAGGATATTATTCTGAAAAAGTTTTGAATAATTTACCTGGTTTAGAGACAGAAATATTAGGTACAGACATTTCTAAATACGCTGTTAAAAATGCAGCAAATAAATATAAAAACAACTCCTACTTCGTAAGTTCAATATATAATTTACCTATTTCCGACAACAGCACAGATCTTATCCTATCCATTTTTTCGCCAATAATGGCAGAAGAATTTAAGCGCATATTATCTAATCAGGGGCATGTTGTAATTGTTAGCCCAGCTCCGGACCACTTGCGTGAAATGGCAGAATTAATTTACGATACGTTCAGGCCGCATACATCAAATATAGTTGAGAAGATGACACCTTTATTAAAACACAACTTCACACAGAGAACTACTTTTGAAATAGACATTAAAAGTGCAGAAGCATTGCTTTTTCTTTTAAAAATGACGCCCTATTATTGGAGTACAGGAATAGAACGTTTGGAAAACATAATCAACAAGAATGAACTATCGGTTACTTGTGATTTCAATATTGATATTTTTAGCCAATAG
- a CDS encoding NAD(P)-dependent oxidoreductase has product MKKTVSIIGGGAAAITLAAFLDKQKFEVAIFEKNKSLGQKFLVAGKGGFNLTHSEPIESLIERYTPSSLLKEALLKFTNSDLTNWLDPIGIPTYVGSSKRVFPKKGIKPIEVLKAILSVLKKNGVKIEFNKTWTGWDSRNNLIFNNKEITESDYVVFALGGSSWKVTGSDGSWISTFKKKEINTIPFQASNCAYKIEWESDFILKHAGAPLKNISISCLNKKQKGEVVITKFGLEGNAIYALSPQIRSELKKQQKAIILIDLKPTLSSAAIVSKLKKYKSKSISAVLRSELKLSPAQIGLLKTCTSKEEFLNTDTLALKIKSVPCTILNSAELDESISTVGGVCLSEIDLNFELNSIKENYCIGEMLDWDAPTGGYLLQACFSMGFGLAQHLNSK; this is encoded by the coding sequence GTGAAAAAAACGGTTTCCATTATAGGTGGCGGGGCAGCCGCAATTACATTAGCAGCATTTCTCGATAAGCAAAAATTTGAAGTAGCAATTTTTGAGAAGAATAAGTCTCTCGGACAAAAGTTTTTAGTTGCAGGAAAAGGTGGTTTTAATTTAACCCATTCCGAGCCGATAGAATCATTAATTGAACGATATACTCCCTCCTCTTTATTAAAAGAAGCATTACTCAAATTTACCAACAGCGATCTAACAAACTGGCTCGATCCTATTGGCATTCCAACTTATGTTGGGAGTAGCAAAAGAGTGTTCCCCAAAAAGGGAATAAAACCTATTGAAGTGCTCAAGGCTATTCTGTCTGTTTTAAAAAAAAATGGTGTTAAAATAGAATTCAACAAAACCTGGACTGGCTGGGATAGTCGCAATAATTTAATATTTAATAACAAAGAGATTACCGAATCTGATTATGTGGTATTTGCCTTAGGTGGTAGCAGTTGGAAGGTTACAGGATCGGATGGAAGTTGGATATCGACTTTCAAAAAAAAAGAGATAAACACTATTCCTTTTCAAGCTTCAAATTGTGCTTATAAAATAGAATGGGAAAGTGATTTTATTTTAAAACATGCTGGTGCTCCACTTAAAAACATCTCTATTTCTTGTTTAAATAAAAAGCAAAAAGGCGAAGTTGTTATTACTAAATTTGGATTAGAAGGCAATGCGATATATGCCCTTAGCCCACAAATTAGATCGGAGTTAAAGAAACAGCAAAAGGCTATTATTTTGATCGATCTAAAGCCCACTTTATCAAGTGCTGCTATTGTGAGCAAATTAAAAAAGTATAAATCTAAAAGTATATCTGCAGTATTAAGAAGCGAATTAAAGCTTAGTCCGGCGCAGATAGGATTGCTAAAAACATGCACTTCGAAAGAAGAGTTCCTTAATACGGATACCCTTGCTCTCAAAATAAAAAGCGTGCCTTGTACTATTCTTAATTCGGCCGAATTAGACGAATCTATTTCTACAGTAGGAGGAGTTTGCTTATCGGAAATAGATTTAAATTTCGAACTAAACTCAATCAAAGAAAACTACTGCATTGGAGAAATGTTAGATTGGGATGCACCTACTGGCGGATATTTATTACAAGCTTGTTTCAGTATGGGTTTTGGGCTAGCTCAACATTTAAATTCT